In the Muricauda sp. MAR_2010_75 genome, one interval contains:
- a CDS encoding terminase gpA endonuclease subunit, which produces MFQVHTTTIQQAYHGIHEKIFDFRVEKPLPSDWTEANVKLGSDVSRYVGPFSYDRSPYTREIIDNLSPTNPVETVAVMKCAQSGLTQGVIIPGICYIISETPAPILFMAGDKELGKNSIETRLDPIIESAGISHLIRPNVVRKRNQRTGDTSTGKEFAGGQLIMQGTKNADKMRQFSVKYIFADDWEAAPRDDKKEGSTQKLVEGRATSYGNTSKKFYISTPAVEQTSNIEPIYNQGDQRKWHWQCPHCEGWIAVEWRVKRDDKTYGGIKYELDDSGSLKEDSVHYECQLCRGKIDQKQKYSLNLKGKWIPTAKPKRPQIRSYYLNALIIPPGFTSWVDLVYEWIDANPQNGVVDTGKLKTFKNIRLGQTWKETGETPRVNELMKNTCQYLPGVVPDLTSEAQGNGPIIMLTLACDLNGIMTDRKEDVRLDWELVAHSKSGATYSVDHGSIGTFKRDRDKTEFERNTDGDREKYTYNHGYLNSVWPIFEKLIRKEWPTESGEGTMSALVTLIDTGYFTRLAFQFIDSIHDRVIFGIKGEGDIKYRSVLKDTPMVKLSREVNTLYLLEVNQLKDELSSYIKLKKGNDDYQPPGFMNFPQPTDGKYTMTSFFQHFEGERRVEEIRDGNVVGFKWEKKNNQSLNHFWDVRVYNLAARYVWLDLFVKSEKNIRSITWAEYVELVS; this is translated from the coding sequence ATGTTCCAAGTACACACAACAACCATTCAACAAGCATATCACGGAATACATGAAAAAATATTTGATTTCAGAGTAGAAAAACCACTACCAAGTGATTGGACCGAAGCAAATGTAAAATTAGGATCCGATGTTTCCAGGTATGTTGGTCCCTTCAGCTATGATAGATCACCATATACCCGTGAAATAATTGATAATCTTAGTCCAACAAATCCAGTTGAAACCGTTGCTGTAATGAAATGCGCCCAATCCGGGCTAACACAAGGGGTAATTATACCTGGAATATGTTATATAATTTCTGAAACCCCTGCCCCAATATTATTTATGGCCGGTGATAAGGAACTTGGTAAAAACTCAATCGAAACCCGTTTGGATCCTATTATAGAAAGTGCTGGAATTTCCCATTTAATCAGACCAAACGTTGTTAGAAAAAGAAACCAACGCACAGGTGATACATCAACAGGAAAAGAATTTGCAGGGGGCCAGTTAATCATGCAGGGAACCAAGAACGCGGATAAAATGCGGCAATTTTCCGTTAAATATATTTTTGCTGATGATTGGGAAGCCGCCCCCCGTGACGATAAAAAGGAAGGTTCTACACAAAAATTGGTTGAAGGAAGGGCAACATCATATGGAAACACATCGAAGAAGTTTTATATATCTACCCCAGCTGTAGAACAAACTTCCAACATTGAACCAATTTATAACCAAGGGGATCAAAGAAAATGGCATTGGCAGTGTCCCCATTGTGAAGGCTGGATTGCTGTTGAATGGAGGGTCAAACGAGATGATAAAACCTATGGTGGCATCAAATATGAACTTGATGATTCAGGATCACTTAAGGAGGATAGTGTACACTATGAGTGCCAATTATGCCGTGGTAAAATCGATCAAAAACAAAAATACAGTTTAAACTTAAAAGGTAAGTGGATTCCAACCGCGAAACCAAAAAGACCCCAGATTAGAAGTTACTATTTAAACGCACTCATAATCCCCCCTGGATTTACAAGTTGGGTTGATTTGGTTTATGAATGGATTGATGCCAACCCGCAAAATGGAGTTGTCGATACTGGTAAATTAAAGACATTTAAAAACATCAGGTTAGGCCAAACTTGGAAAGAAACCGGAGAAACTCCAAGGGTAAATGAGTTGATGAAAAACACCTGTCAATATCTTCCCGGAGTGGTCCCGGACCTAACTAGTGAAGCCCAAGGCAATGGCCCAATAATCATGTTGACATTGGCGTGTGACCTTAATGGAATAATGACAGATAGAAAAGAGGATGTTCGGTTGGATTGGGAGTTGGTTGCACATTCTAAATCTGGTGCCACTTATTCCGTTGATCATGGAAGTATTGGAACCTTTAAGCGTGATCGCGATAAAACAGAATTTGAAAGAAATACAGATGGTGACAGGGAAAAGTATACCTATAATCATGGGTATCTTAACAGTGTGTGGCCAATTTTTGAAAAGTTGATTAGAAAAGAATGGCCAACAGAAAGTGGAGAGGGTACAATGTCCGCTTTGGTGACCCTAATTGATACCGGGTACTTTACAAGACTTGCGTTTCAGTTCATAGACAGCATTCACGATAGGGTTATTTTTGGCATCAAAGGGGAAGGTGATATCAAATATAGAAGTGTTTTAAAGGATACCCCTATGGTTAAGTTGTCCAGGGAAGTAAACACGCTTTATTTGCTTGAGGTAAACCAACTTAAAGATGAATTGAGCAGCTACATAAAACTAAAAAAAGGCAATGATGATTATCAACCACCTGGGTTTATGAACTTTCCCCAACCAACGGATGGTAAGTATACCATGACAAGCTTTTTCCAACATTTTGAAGGTGAGCGAAGGGTTGAAGAGATCAGGGACGGAAATGTAGTTGGTTTCAAGTGGGAAAAGAAAAACAATCAAAGTCTTAACCACTTTTGGGATGTTAGGGTATACAACTTAGCCGCTAGATATGTGTGGTTGGATCTTTTTGTAAAATCCGAAAAGAATATTCGTTCCATAACTTGGGCTGAGTATGTTGAATTGGTCAGTTGA
- a CDS encoding major capsid protein, which produces MIPIVQHRRILTQSIIETFSDMVTPKAGFGAWFPTKTSKSKLVGIEVERNSKKIAADVLPHSEGNYNTFDQSTEKLFEPAEYKEFFDFSKTRYYDVTFGAGNIPIENQTMDMASEAMKKLTILRNKIESSKERQRAQVLQTGIVTFDKWATVDFKRKADSLEALTGNNVWGGTTADIIKDLSTGGEFLRQVGKSATNEIDVICGRDAFRLLIADTKVKAMLENRRINRGELNRPELNDATGLSFHGQISGDDFLFNIWTYNEFYEDESGNYIKMLDNDKVVMLPSDFKGCTSHAALPQPMRVVNNGQYEEFVQLVEAEYNTYNYVDQRNFAHLFKVYSKPLALPVSIDRIYTIQVTE; this is translated from the coding sequence ATGATACCAATTGTACAGCATAGGAGAATTTTAACCCAAAGTATCATTGAGACATTCAGTGATATGGTCACCCCAAAGGCTGGGTTTGGTGCCTGGTTTCCAACCAAAACCAGTAAAAGTAAATTGGTTGGTATTGAGGTTGAACGGAACAGCAAAAAAATTGCTGCAGATGTGTTGCCGCACAGTGAAGGTAATTACAATACGTTTGATCAGTCAACTGAAAAGCTCTTTGAGCCAGCTGAGTATAAAGAATTCTTTGATTTCAGTAAGACCAGGTATTATGATGTGACGTTTGGTGCCGGAAACATTCCGATTGAAAACCAAACCATGGACATGGCTTCCGAAGCAATGAAGAAACTTACAATTCTTAGAAATAAGATTGAAAGTTCAAAGGAAAGACAACGCGCCCAAGTTCTACAAACAGGTATTGTAACATTTGACAAATGGGCAACGGTTGACTTTAAAAGAAAGGCTGATTCCCTAGAGGCTTTGACCGGAAATAATGTTTGGGGCGGAACCACAGCGGATATCATCAAAGATCTTTCTACAGGTGGGGAGTTTCTAAGACAAGTTGGAAAGTCCGCAACCAATGAAATTGATGTGATTTGTGGTCGTGACGCATTTAGGTTGTTGATTGCTGACACCAAGGTTAAGGCGATGTTGGAAAACAGGAGAATTAACCGTGGTGAATTGAACAGACCTGAATTGAACGATGCCACCGGATTGTCATTCCACGGACAGATTAGTGGAGATGATTTCTTGTTTAACATTTGGACTTATAATGAGTTCTATGAAGATGAGTCTGGAAACTACATCAAGATGTTGGATAATGACAAGGTGGTTATGTTGCCATCAGACTTTAAGGGATGCACATCACACGCAGCCCTTCCACAACCAATGCGAGTGGTCAACAATGGACAATATGAGGAATTTGTTCAATTGGTGGAAGCTGAATACAACACGTATAACTATGTAGATCAACGCAACTTTGCCCACTTGTTTAAGGTGTATTCTAAGCCTTTAGCATTGCCCGTGAGCATTGATAGAATTTACACAATCCAAGTAACAGAATAG
- a CDS encoding DUF1376 domain-containing protein yields MNKDFTFPFYYKEWLVSTQGMPADVRGWYINLLCHQADKQVLPNNIEDLADLAGVKISEYQRFVDGYNQWLHHKFNPTDNGGLENAKMKSVLNSRKEYLDNQAKKSKVAVFIRVKRKEHSFDPDVWKLLSSKLMDIDTSYLSKKEIYKKYESWFNQWLNQRLNPSIENDNDNIYITNKEKGGVGEKTTIGFEEVVDLDLVKNEIKNSITWKEGIVRTVKNEYNKQFSLTKLDELLERFDELIWNDGETEKSLKGYKKHFNRWLIAEYQKNANGKSVKASEKTKTNKKLQNL; encoded by the coding sequence ATGAATAAAGATTTTACGTTTCCATTCTATTATAAAGAATGGTTGGTCAGCACCCAAGGAATGCCAGCAGATGTTAGGGGTTGGTATATAAACCTTTTATGTCACCAAGCAGACAAACAGGTGTTACCAAACAACATTGAAGATTTAGCAGATCTAGCTGGGGTAAAAATAAGTGAATACCAAAGGTTTGTTGACGGGTACAACCAATGGTTACACCATAAGTTCAACCCGACAGATAACGGTGGGTTGGAAAATGCAAAAATGAAGTCAGTTCTAAATAGTAGAAAAGAGTATTTGGATAATCAAGCTAAAAAGTCCAAAGTAGCTGTATTTATAAGGGTTAAGCGTAAAGAACACTCATTTGACCCAGATGTTTGGAAGTTACTTAGTTCAAAGCTAATGGATATTGATACCTCTTATTTATCAAAAAAAGAAATATATAAAAAATATGAATCTTGGTTCAACCAATGGTTGAACCAAAGGTTGAACCCTTCAATTGAAAATGATAATGATAATATATATATAACTAATAAAGAAAAAGGGGGTGTGGGGGAAAAAACGACCATTGGATTTGAAGAAGTGGTTGATTTGGATTTAGTGAAGAATGAAATAAAAAACTCCATTACTTGGAAAGAAGGAATTGTCAGGACCGTGAAAAATGAATATAACAAACAATTTTCACTTACCAAGCTGGATGAATTATTGGAAAGGTTTGATGAACTGATTTGGAATGATGGTGAAACCGAAAAAAGCCTTAAGGGATATAAAAAGCATTTCAACAGATGGCTGATTGCTGAATATCAAAAAAATGCAAATGGTAAGTCGGTAAAGGCATCTGAAAAGACCAAAACAAATAAAAAACTTCAGAATCTATGA
- a CDS encoding phosphoadenosine phosphosulfate reductase — protein MVDHWGIPLVLIEGLYSNELGVGVSYKIVDFENLDMSSGPFTGAIEQLNKIKWTGVPNQATPYCSSYLKTRPIHKFATDVFGTPNYIKAIGYRFEDMPKRITISALEQKTDLIAPLLTDFEQPIPLRELNRFWNNQPFKLKINSNYGNCQLCWKKSEKNLIKSIRYGVDCIDWYRDMERKYDNRFFRNNLSIDDLISMASITNQIEVFSDEGESCFCGI, from the coding sequence TTGGTTGATCATTGGGGAATTCCTTTGGTTTTAATTGAAGGATTATACTCCAACGAACTTGGAGTTGGTGTAAGCTATAAAATTGTTGACTTTGAAAATTTGGATATGAGTTCAGGTCCATTTACAGGAGCCATAGAGCAATTAAATAAAATCAAATGGACCGGTGTCCCCAATCAAGCAACCCCATATTGTTCATCATATTTAAAAACCCGCCCAATCCACAAATTTGCAACTGATGTGTTTGGAACCCCAAATTATATTAAAGCAATTGGATACAGGTTTGAAGATATGCCAAAAAGGATAACAATTTCAGCATTGGAACAAAAAACCGACTTAATAGCCCCTTTGCTTACTGATTTTGAACAACCAATCCCGTTAAGGGAATTAAATAGGTTTTGGAACAATCAACCGTTTAAGTTAAAAATCAACTCCAACTATGGTAATTGCCAACTGTGCTGGAAAAAAAGTGAAAAAAATTTAATCAAATCCATCCGTTATGGAGTTGATTGTATTGATTGGTACAGGGATATGGAAAGAAAATACGACAATAGATTTTTTAGAAATAATTTAAGTATAGATGATTTGATTTCCATGGCCAGCATAACAAATCAGATAGAGGTTTTTAGTGATGAGGGAGAAAGCTGTTTTTGTGGAATATAG
- a CDS encoding DnaA ATPase domain-containing protein: MSFIPKTPQDAIRNLTQKKANADGLSDNQVKAVHGVYSKYPEMSKKQAISIDFYGLFEKHSRLLEPKYQVNKIIKTLAWYFMGDPNFDRYNLVTNESKASLKKGLFIYGPVGVGKTMFFDVLTNINKELFEEYERHAFGFTKISAPGFVNEFMHSAKGRNKTVVDLEYYQRNKLYIDDLGAEHKCFNQFELFGDILFERHRNKAITYVTTNLHPTEIEERYGERIGDRLIEMFNVIRWDGDSLRH, translated from the coding sequence ATGAGTTTCATTCCAAAAACACCACAAGATGCAATCAGGAATTTAACCCAAAAGAAAGCCAATGCTGATGGGTTAAGTGATAATCAAGTCAAAGCGGTTCATGGGGTATATTCCAAATATCCTGAGATGTCGAAAAAACAAGCGATCAGCATTGATTTTTATGGATTATTTGAGAAGCATAGCCGTTTACTTGAACCGAAGTATCAAGTTAACAAGATAATCAAAACATTGGCTTGGTATTTCATGGGCGACCCAAATTTTGATAGATACAACTTGGTTACCAATGAATCCAAGGCGAGTTTAAAAAAAGGGCTTTTTATCTATGGTCCAGTTGGGGTTGGGAAAACTATGTTTTTTGATGTTTTAACCAATATCAACAAAGAGCTTTTTGAGGAATATGAACGCCATGCCTTTGGTTTTACAAAGATTTCCGCTCCCGGATTTGTGAATGAATTTATGCACTCAGCAAAGGGTAGAAACAAAACCGTTGTTGACCTAGAATATTATCAGAGAAACAAGCTCTATATAGACGATTTAGGGGCTGAACATAAGTGTTTCAACCAATTTGAACTGTTTGGTGACATTCTCTTTGAAAGGCATAGGAATAAGGCCATTACCTATGTGACAACAAATCTTCATCCAACCGAAATTGAAGAACGATATGGGGAGCGTATTGGTGATAGGCTTATTGAAATGTTCAATGTCATTAGATGGGATGGAGATAGTCTAAGGCATTAA